CAGCAGGGACTGCAGGACCAGGGCGCCGCAGCCGCCGAAGCAGGCGAGCAGGATGTTCTTCGGGTAGCGGCGCAGCGCGGTCAGCAGCGGAGCCTCGGCGGCCCTTCCCGCGGTCCTCGCCTCCTCGGTGGCCACGCGCTGAGCGGCCATGAACTCGGGGCTCTCGGTGACCTTCATCCGGATGAAGAGGCCCAGCGCCAGCAGCAGCACGCTCAGCAGGAACGGTACCCGCCAGCCCCAGGAGAGGAACTGGTCCTCCGGCAGCGCGGAGAACGCGGCGAAGACGACGGTGGCCAGGACCGCGCCGGCCGGCCCGCCCATGTTCGCGAAGCTCGCCGCGAGGCCCCGCCGGTGCGCCGGTGCGTGCTCCATCGCCATCAGGGCGGCGCCGCCCCACTCGCCGCCGACCGCGATGCCCTGCACGAGCCGCACCGCGACCAGCAGCACGGGGGCCCAGATGCCGATCGTGGCGTACGTGGGCAGCACACCGATGATGAAGCTGGCCAGGCCCATCAGGCTCATGGTGAGCACCAACATCGACTTGCGGCCGACCCGGTCACCGAAGTGGCCGAAGACGATGCCGCCCAGCGGGCGCGCGACGTAGCCGGCCGCGAGGGTGCCGAACGCGGCGATGGTGCCGGTCATCGGGTCGAGGCTGGAGAAGAACAGTTCGTTGAAGACCAGCGAGGCCGCCGCTCCGTAGAGCAGGAAGTCATAGAACTCGATGGCGCTGCCGACAAAGCTCGACAACGCGACTCTGCGGGCCTGGGAGTGACGCACGGCATCGTCGGTGGACATCTGGCGGCTCCGAATCATGGACTGGACATCGCGAGGGAGGCCCCTGATGGCCTGATGTGCATATTTCGCACGTTGGTATGTAGATAACGAACACCATCGGGTCGTCGCGGTGTCCTGTCAAGAGTTGTGAAGGTGCGAGAGCGATGTGAGGCAGGAGTCGGGGAGGCGCGAGCGGCACGCGAAAGGCGGGGTGGTGCGCGAACCGCACCACCCCGCCTTTTGCCTGTGAGGTCCTGGTCAGTGCCCCGCCTGCAGTGCCGCCCAGGTGTTCGCCCCCACGACGCCGTCGGCCGTCAGGCCCCGGCTCGCCTGGTAGCTGCGCACCGCGGTCGCCGTCGCCGGGCCGAAGTTTCCGTCGATGGTGACCGTCGAGCCGAGCGCCGCGGTCAGTGAGCGCTGGAGCCGCTTCACCCCGTCGCCCGAGGCGCCCTGCTTGAGGGTCGTCGTCGGGCCGGCCGACAGCAGTGCGGTCCAGGTCCTGTCTCCCACGACGCCGTCGGTCGTCAGGCCGTGGTTCGCCTGATACGCCATCACCGCGTTCTTCGTGGCCTGGCCGAAGTTGCCGTCCACCGCGCCCACCGCGTAGCCCTGCTGGCTCAGCAGCTGCTGAACCGCCTTGACCTGGGCGCCTGTCGAGCCGCTCCGCTGGGTCGCGTACGCGGTGAAGCTCAGCCCGTCACCGCTGGTGCCGCCACCGGTGTTCCCGCCCACCAGCTGCATGTAGCGC
This sequence is a window from Streptomyces sp. NBC_01217. Protein-coding genes within it:
- a CDS encoding MFS transporter; its protein translation is MSTDDAVRHSQARRVALSSFVGSAIEFYDFLLYGAAASLVFNELFFSSLDPMTGTIAAFGTLAAGYVARPLGGIVFGHFGDRVGRKSMLVLTMSLMGLASFIIGVLPTYATIGIWAPVLLVAVRLVQGIAVGGEWGGAALMAMEHAPAHRRGLAASFANMGGPAGAVLATVVFAAFSALPEDQFLSWGWRVPFLLSVLLLALGLFIRMKVTESPEFMAAQRVATEEARTAGRAAEAPLLTALRRYPKNILLACFGGCGALVLQSLLATFLLSHALDIGFERSTVLTVQAVSSAVHIATIPAFAALSDRIGRKPVMITGAIASALAAYPLLWMVNSGSVAWLTAAYLIGNPLLQASMYGPMAAFISEMFGTRARYTGASLGYQLATTLGAGLAPLVATSLLSAAGGGTNTGTVSLFLAVVCVISAVAISLTRESHRDDLSGPEPAAAPKRAASAA